A single Paenibacillus sp. FSL R5-0517 DNA region contains:
- a CDS encoding alpha/beta hydrolase-fold protein produces the protein MSTHSVIECLEGIQASRLGNIRNIYVYLPPGYHEHTARRYPVLYVHAGQRAFGPSGPGNETWNIDQAADGLISSGQIESLIIVGITHVRPVTHNEFYHFIAPEREAVSVGCSGIAYEHFIIHELKPIIDHRYRTLPDKENTGLLGSSAAALCTLHMGMRNPDVFGKLIMMSPFYVDVQLDETSESGLLEENMYRLPEEVPDVRMWIDIGDTEGLFLPSQVRRVAHQLLERGVRADEELAFLEQPDACHQEGDWGARVHLPLLYMFGHVGNPTSLQLLGRDVIGLQGGMTVCINALMHYESGWVRSLLHGNYTSSDPDVIQVRSNGELVPVGIGSASITLTMGGLSATRIYTVVPELSTHVEVCIHAEVASEEGTQETIYGGMGMKLVRSGIGRYEGCYRVPRDSGFSFRFTRGFRRFETDVDGKPVVNRVFRATDDMSVHYLIQSWGSTSAKTGTGGPK, from the coding sequence TTGAGTACCCATTCTGTCATCGAATGTTTGGAAGGCATTCAGGCATCACGGCTGGGCAATATCCGCAACATTTATGTGTATCTCCCGCCCGGTTACCATGAGCATACAGCTCGGCGTTATCCGGTTCTGTACGTTCATGCAGGGCAGCGGGCTTTTGGTCCGTCCGGGCCAGGCAATGAAACATGGAATATCGATCAGGCAGCAGACGGTCTTATTTCTTCCGGGCAGATTGAATCACTGATTATTGTCGGCATTACGCATGTCCGTCCAGTCACGCACAACGAATTCTATCACTTCATCGCCCCGGAGAGAGAGGCCGTGAGTGTGGGATGCTCAGGCATCGCCTATGAGCATTTTATCATTCATGAACTCAAGCCGATCATTGATCATCGGTACCGGACGTTGCCGGACAAGGAGAATACCGGGCTGTTGGGTTCATCTGCTGCTGCACTTTGTACATTGCACATGGGGATGCGAAATCCGGATGTTTTCGGAAAACTGATCATGATGTCGCCATTCTATGTGGATGTGCAGCTGGACGAAACATCGGAAAGCGGGCTGTTGGAAGAAAACATGTATCGCTTGCCAGAAGAGGTACCCGACGTTCGGATGTGGATAGATATTGGAGACACGGAAGGCCTGTTTCTGCCTTCCCAGGTCAGAAGGGTAGCTCATCAATTACTTGAACGCGGAGTCAGAGCGGATGAGGAATTGGCATTTCTGGAACAGCCGGATGCCTGTCATCAGGAAGGTGACTGGGGAGCACGCGTTCATCTCCCATTACTATACATGTTCGGCCACGTAGGTAACCCCACCTCGCTTCAACTGCTTGGCAGGGATGTCATCGGACTACAGGGTGGAATGACCGTGTGTATCAATGCACTAATGCACTACGAGAGCGGATGGGTTCGGAGTCTGCTGCATGGAAATTATACTTCAAGTGACCCGGATGTAATCCAGGTTCGTTCGAATGGAGAACTGGTGCCTGTCGGTATTGGAAGTGCATCCATCACGCTGACTATGGGGGGACTGTCTGCTACACGCATCTATACTGTGGTTCCTGAATTGTCCACTCATGTGGAGGTCTGCATTCATGCAGAGGTAGCCTCAGAGGAAGGGACGCAGGAAACGATCTATGGTGGGATGGGCATGAAGCTTGTCCGTTCCGGTATAGGTCGATATGAAGGTTGTTACCGAGTTCCGCGTGATAGTGGATTCTCCTTCCGGTTTACTCGGGGTTTCCGCCGCTTCGAGACCGATGTGGATGGCAAACCTGTTGTCAATCGTGTATTTCGAGCGACAGATGATATGTCTGTACATTATTTAATCCAATCCTGGGGCAGTACGTCAGCCAAAACGGGAACAGGAGGCCCAAAATGA
- a CDS encoding MFS transporter: MGINPSSEPEVMGYQRGQAALQNAKTPRTLWRNVTFRRILYGYGISVFGDCFNGIAISLWVLQTTGSAKSMAAVQICNMAVSFLFGSVAGTVADRLDRRKLMLASDVFRGVMAVLIAISLFGWHAPFPVVLLLLSLSMFSSLFQAPAFHASVASMVGREHIQQATGTIHMVDNLARISGLAAAGVAVAAFGGFVAILITGATFLLSAVCVLMAGHFPEVQRSVSQQTTFVQEWRSSFGYIYRNRLIRSIVLLNPVLILFFMSAMMLVQVMAVKVWEANPVQFGLIETCIPLGYMMGSALLIASGKRLKRRGRWVFIGLIVLGPLYIFLANVSSPIMALPLIVGGGAMFACCTMLTQIMLRTAVPDELQGRVYGVVGTITSTAPILGLTVVSVLADQWGAASVLQGVGILLLATGILAATTLKSIRTYQ; the protein is encoded by the coding sequence ATGGGCATAAACCCGTCCAGTGAGCCCGAGGTTATGGGATATCAACGAGGACAAGCTGCATTGCAAAATGCCAAGACTCCGCGAACGCTTTGGCGTAATGTTACCTTTCGGAGGATATTGTACGGCTATGGTATCTCCGTATTCGGGGATTGCTTTAATGGGATTGCGATCAGTCTGTGGGTGTTACAGACCACAGGGAGTGCGAAGAGCATGGCGGCCGTACAGATCTGCAATATGGCCGTCAGCTTTCTGTTTGGATCGGTGGCGGGTACGGTTGCAGACCGGTTGGATCGCAGGAAGCTGATGCTGGCCTCGGATGTATTCCGCGGCGTCATGGCTGTACTGATTGCGATTAGCTTATTTGGTTGGCATGCGCCGTTCCCGGTGGTACTGCTGTTGCTCTCACTCTCCATGTTTTCAAGTCTGTTTCAGGCACCTGCATTCCACGCCTCAGTGGCAAGTATGGTAGGCAGGGAGCATATTCAACAAGCAACCGGAACCATTCATATGGTGGATAATCTTGCCCGAATCAGCGGTCTGGCCGCGGCGGGCGTTGCTGTGGCTGCATTTGGAGGATTCGTCGCTATATTAATTACAGGGGCAACCTTTCTGTTGTCCGCAGTCTGTGTGCTGATGGCGGGCCACTTTCCTGAAGTACAGCGATCCGTTAGTCAGCAGACCACGTTTGTTCAGGAATGGCGCAGTTCGTTTGGCTACATCTATCGGAATCGTCTGATTCGATCCATTGTATTGCTCAATCCAGTGCTAATCTTGTTTTTCATGTCAGCCATGATGCTGGTTCAAGTGATGGCAGTTAAGGTATGGGAGGCGAATCCGGTACAGTTTGGATTAATTGAGACCTGTATTCCACTTGGATATATGATGGGCTCTGCACTGCTGATTGCTTCGGGGAAACGATTGAAGCGAAGAGGGAGATGGGTATTTATCGGTCTGATTGTTTTAGGCCCACTCTATATTTTTTTGGCGAATGTATCCTCACCAATCATGGCGTTGCCGTTAATCGTGGGCGGAGGAGCGATGTTCGCCTGCTGTACGATGCTCACCCAAATTATGCTGAGGACAGCCGTACCGGACGAGCTGCAAGGAAGGGTCTATGGCGTCGTTGGAACAATCACCAGTACAGCGCCTATTCTGGGATTGACTGTTGTCTCCGTATTGGCAGATCAGTGGGGGGCAGCTTCTGTGCTGCAAGGCGTGGGCATATTGCTGTTGGCCACAGGTATTCTGGCAGCCACAACATTGAAGTCGATTCGAACCTATCAATAA
- a CDS encoding alpha-amylase family glycosyl hydrolase, producing MFQMAKRVLLSTTLTLSLLAGGALPYLPASAIYADADTAVTNKQNFSTDVIYQIFTDRFLDGNPSNNPTGAAYDATCSNLKLYCGGDWQGLINKINDNYFSDLGVTALWISQPVENIFATINYGGVINTAYHGYWARDFKKTNPYFGTMADFQNLITTAHAKGIKIVIDFAPNHTSPAMETDTSFAENGKLYDNGNLVGGYTNDTNGYFHHNGGSDFSSLENGIYKNLYDLADLNHNNSTIDQYFKDAIKLWLDMGVDGIRVDAVKHMPLGWQKSWMSSIYAHKPVFTFGEWFLGSAASDADNTEFANESGMSLLDFRFNSAVRNVFRDNTSNMYALDSMITGTAADYNQVNDQVTFIDNHDMDRFKTSAVNNRRLEQALAFTLTSRGVPAIYYGTEQYLTGNGDPDNRAKMPSFSKTTTAFNVISKLAPLRKSNPAIAYGSTQQRWINNDVYIYERKFGKSVAVVAVNRNLSTPASIANLSTSLPTGNYTDVLGGALNGNNITSTNGTVSSFTLAAGATAVWQYTTSETTPTIGHVGPVMGKPGNVVTISGRGFGSTKGTVYFGTTAVTGAAIASWEDTQIKVTIPAVAAGNYAVKVAANGVNSNAYNNFTILTGDQVTVRFVINNASTTLGQNIYLTGNVAELGNWSTGTTAIGPAFNQVIHAYPTWYYDVSVPAGKQLEFKFFKKNGATITWEGGSNHTFTTPASGTATVNVNWQ from the coding sequence ATGTTTCAAATGGCCAAACGCGTACTCCTCAGCACAACACTGACACTCAGTTTACTTGCAGGAGGCGCACTTCCCTATCTGCCTGCTTCCGCGATCTATGCCGATGCGGATACCGCAGTTACCAACAAGCAGAACTTCAGTACAGACGTCATCTATCAGATCTTTACGGACCGCTTCCTGGACGGCAATCCTTCCAACAATCCCACCGGAGCTGCCTACGATGCCACTTGCAGCAACCTGAAGTTGTATTGCGGAGGCGACTGGCAGGGCCTGATTAACAAAATCAACGATAACTATTTCAGCGATCTGGGCGTTACCGCATTGTGGATCTCCCAGCCGGTTGAGAATATCTTCGCCACGATCAACTATGGCGGCGTTATCAACACAGCATATCATGGCTACTGGGCACGTGATTTCAAGAAGACCAATCCGTATTTCGGAACGATGGCTGACTTTCAAAATCTGATTACAACCGCTCATGCCAAAGGCATCAAGATCGTCATTGACTTTGCACCGAACCATACGTCTCCTGCCATGGAAACCGATACGTCCTTCGCTGAGAACGGCAAGTTGTACGATAACGGTAATCTTGTTGGCGGATACACAAATGATACAAATGGATATTTCCATCACAACGGCGGCTCCGATTTTTCCTCCCTGGAGAATGGTATCTACAAAAACCTCTATGACCTGGCTGACCTGAATCATAATAACAGTACCATTGACCAATATTTCAAAGATGCAATCAAGCTATGGCTTGATATGGGCGTGGACGGGATTCGTGTTGATGCGGTGAAACATATGCCTCTCGGCTGGCAAAAGAGCTGGATGTCCTCTATCTATGCACATAAACCTGTATTCACCTTCGGTGAATGGTTCCTGGGATCTGCTGCATCCGATGCGGATAACACGGAATTTGCCAATGAATCCGGGATGAGCCTGCTTGATTTCCGCTTTAACTCTGCCGTACGTAACGTCTTCCGGGATAACACATCCAACATGTATGCTCTCGATTCGATGATTACAGGCACAGCGGCAGATTATAATCAGGTAAATGATCAAGTTACGTTTATCGACAACCATGATATGGATCGCTTCAAAACAAGTGCCGTCAATAACCGTCGTCTGGAACAGGCGCTGGCGTTCACGCTGACTTCACGCGGCGTACCTGCCATCTATTATGGTACCGAACAGTATCTGACAGGTAACGGGGACCCTGACAATCGGGCCAAAATGCCTTCTTTCTCCAAAACAACAACGGCCTTCAACGTCATCAGCAAGCTGGCCCCTCTTCGCAAATCCAATCCGGCTATTGCCTACGGCTCCACGCAGCAACGCTGGATCAATAATGATGTGTATATCTATGAACGCAAATTCGGCAAAAGTGTAGCTGTTGTTGCCGTGAACCGTAATCTCTCCACACCAGCGAGCATTGCGAATCTAAGCACTTCACTGCCAACAGGCAACTACACCGATGTACTAGGCGGCGCACTGAACGGTAATAACATCACTTCCACCAATGGTACCGTCTCTTCATTCACGCTTGCTGCCGGGGCAACCGCGGTCTGGCAGTATACAACAAGCGAAACAACACCAACGATTGGACATGTAGGTCCGGTGATGGGCAAACCAGGTAATGTTGTTACGATTAGCGGACGTGGATTTGGCTCCACCAAAGGTACCGTATACTTCGGTACAACAGCCGTTACTGGTGCAGCCATTGCATCCTGGGAAGATACACAGATCAAAGTGACGATCCCGGCTGTTGCCGCAGGCAATTATGCTGTGAAAGTAGCTGCGAATGGCGTCAACAGCAATGCCTATAACAACTTCACCATCCTTACAGGTGATCAGGTCACTGTACGATTCGTCATTAACAACGCTTCCACCACACTGGGTCAGAACATCTATCTGACAGGTAATGTGGCAGAACTGGGCAACTGGAGTACGGGCACAACAGCTATTGGGCCTGCATTCAATCAGGTTATCCACGCCTACCCAACTTGGTACTATGATGTGAGCGTTCCTGCCGGTAAACAACTGGAGTTCAAATTCTTCAAGAAAAATGGGGCAACCATTACGTGGGAAGGTGGTTCCAACCACACATTTACCACACCAGCCAGCGGTACAGCGACTGTAAATGTAAACTGGCAATAG